In a genomic window of Nitrospirota bacterium:
- a CDS encoding tetratricopeptide repeat protein, with protein MLFLKTRKQASPGQLQKTGGKPELMSKTWKYDFDIARYTREIEQNPNNFRAFKERGNVYFRKRAFDHAIADYNRAIELNPDFFLAYNNRGNVHMQTEQYDLAIADYNKAIALKPDNGMPYNNRGFAFLLMGEIDAAEADIRTSLRLNPDNIYALNSMAEVFAARNNAEEACQWLREAIEKGYNNWNYIRTSKTYHNIHAAPCFRKIMERHE; from the coding sequence ATGCTGTTTTTGAAAACAAGGAAGCAAGCGTCGCCTGGTCAGCTTCAGAAGACCGGCGGCAAACCGGAGCTCATGTCAAAAACCTGGAAATATGATTTTGATATTGCCCGGTACACCCGGGAAATCGAACAGAACCCAAATAATTTCAGGGCCTTTAAAGAGCGGGGCAATGTCTACTTCAGAAAAAGAGCGTTCGATCACGCCATTGCCGACTATAACAGGGCCATTGAGCTGAACCCGGATTTCTTCCTCGCCTACAACAACAGGGGCAATGTTCATATGCAGACCGAGCAGTATGATCTTGCCATTGCCGACTACAACAAGGCAATCGCACTCAAACCTGATAACGGTATGCCCTACAACAACCGGGGCTTTGCATTCCTGCTGATGGGGGAGATCGATGCTGCCGAAGCAGACATACGCACCTCGCTCAGACTGAACCCTGACAACATCTACGCCCTCAACAGCATGGCGGAAGTCTTTGCCGCCCGCAACAATGCCGAGGAGGCATGCCAATGGCTTCGCGAGGCGATCGAAAAGGGATATAACAACTGGAACTATATCAGGACATCAAAGACCTATCACAATATTCATGCTGCCCCCTGCTTCAGAAAAATCATGGAAAGACACGAATGA